Part of the Antechinus flavipes isolate AdamAnt ecotype Samford, QLD, Australia chromosome 2, AdamAnt_v2, whole genome shotgun sequence genome is shown below.
TTTATTGCTACTGTTCTCGTTGGACCATTTTAGCCAAAAACTGTACCTTTCATCAATGGATTCCCGTGTGCCGGTAGTTTATCAGTGGGGGCTTCTGACCTATGGCCGTGGGAGTGGGGACCACAGACACTAGAGGGACCTAGCCTGTCAGTGGGAGTCAGAGAAGTACGTCAGCGGGGATGCTACAGAGGCCAGGGAGAAGTTTCTTACATTCTGGGGTGTTTCCTTCTATCCCTTCCTCATTAGCTGCCAGTGATTACTGTCCCAGTTCCTTTTAACCAGTAAATATCCATGTTTCAATAAGCATGTTTACTGAGGAAATGTGCCGAGAGAAGCAGTGTAAACATTTCCTCCCAACAGCAAGGAGCAGCGGGTGGTGCAGTTTGACCAGAATGTGGACGGCACACACAGGGATGTCATGGAGAGGGGTTACCGAGGGCCTTAGGTGCCCGCCCGAGGAATTTAGAGGCGGTGGGGACGAAGTAATGTGGCCAGGTCTTTACTTTGGGAATTATAGAAATTGTGTGGGAGACAGATGGAAGAGGGCAAGCTGGGAACCAATGGAAAAGCTTTTTCAGTAGTCCAAGTGAGGGGTGAGACCCTGAATGAGCCGTATAATGGAGAGAAATGGAATTGATAATTACCAATTGGGTATtgtagaggaaggagaggaaggaggaagtcTGGAAGAATAGGGGTGTCCAATAAAAGTAGATAACGTTGAGGAAGGGTCTCTGTTTTCAGACTGAGAAATACCCATTGGACATCTAAAAGGAGATTTCTAACTCACAGGGCCTAGAGGATGGAAGAGGGAGGCCTGAATATGTGGGTTTGGAAGCCATTTGGAGGGAGGTGATCATTGGGATGGGAACTGGTGAGGTCACCaagggagagaaaatggagagagaaaacacCCACAAGAGAGTCCTGGGAGGTAGGGCAGGGATTATGAGCCAGCAATGGAGACTTTGAAGCAATGTTTAGGCAGGTTGGGAGTGAATTAAGGGAGGGTGGGGGTCAGTAATGTCAGATTCAAAAAGGGATGATGGCGGAGGAAAGGCCATCAGCTTAAAAAGTTAGGTGAGCAGATGTACATAACTGTGCACTTTCAGGAGTTGGGGAGACAGAGTGCGTGAGGAAGAAAAGTGAGTAAACAGTGAAGAAGTGGGATAAGGGAAGAGAGGTAGAGAGCAATATTTTCAGGGCTGGCTGAAGGTTTTTAAAGAAGGTATGTTTGTAGACATGGGGGAAGGAGCTACTGACCAGGAAGCGATGGATGATGAGGGGGATGTTGGCCAGTTATGGTGGCTTCCCAAAGGGGCACACAGTCATATGCCACAAGCCATTCCCTCTCTTATTGATCACCCAGTTTACTTGTAAAGACAGCCTGTTAAACGGATGTAGCCACCCACTTTGGTCCAAGGCAGGTCACCTGGGGATTCGCTCCCACCAGGCTCAACTGCTTTCAAACGGAGTGATCGCCAGGCACTGGGCCTGTGGCAGATGACTTTTCTGACCTTCAAAGCTCACAAGCTTGCAGACCGGTCTTTGCCATCTGAGAATTCCTTCTCCTAAACCAGGAAAAAAAGATAGCACAGAGACAGAAACCAGAGGAAGGCAGCGTGTTCGCAGCATTCTTTGCCGCGCGGAGGCTTGCAGCCTTCATTGCCTCCTGCCTTGAAAGGAGCCAGGCAGGAAAGAGAGAACATGGTTGGGTGATTGGGGGCTCTTGTCTACACACTCAGAAGCCCCTCAGAAACCTTTCCTCCACCTCGTGGTAAGTGGAACAGAAACGGTCATGGAATCCCGATCTGGAATCCCCACGGGGAACGCTGCTCTCGGCTCTCCTCAGCCAGTTCCTTGTTCCATATAAAATGCGATGAGAGGGCTGGACCCGACGGCCCTAAGTTCTGTGTCTGTGATCTTAAAGTTCCTTCTGTGTAAAGCAGGGGCAGGCTGCACTCGGTGCTCCCCGATTTCCTTGCTAGCCCTCGCTCCATGCTTCTGCTCTTTGGAAAGAGGCTCTGGCATTCTTCCCATAGAATGTCTGTGTCTGGAATTCCCTAGCAATATCTCCCCTAGAATCTTTCCAGGCTTCAGTGGCTCTTACTCTTTTGAGGGGTAACCTTTTACCCATCCTTCCCCTCCTAAGTCCAGTGCAGATCGCAGCCCGCTAGTGCATCTGGTACCAAGTGAAAGGATTCTTCTCTATATAATTTCTCTGCTTCACCATTTCTTTACTAATTATGGTATTATTGCACATGGTGTCCGATACTGAGGAAACCTGATGGGTATTTTCTGGACCCTCCCTCCCGATTTAGGAATTGGATGAAGAAACGTACCAGAAAATTGCAAgagaaatgaatctttctgaaacGGCTTTTATCCGGAAGCTACATCCGTCGGACAACTTTACCCAAAGTAAGCAAGTTTTTATAGTCTTGGAGCAACTTTATCTTGTAGAGGACTTAAGATGTGGAAGAAAaataggtagttttttttttttttaatgtggatatTGAATTGTAGAAGTGAAGGAATTCCCTTAAAATTCATCTCTTGGGGAATCATCTTGACAATTTGTCATATGCTCTTGATGTTCCTCtgagctataaaaaaagaaaaaaggttcagTCTCGTAGTATTGTGGTTCTTAAGTTCTAAATAATGGACAGACTTTTTTAAGTGTTTGTCTtagcttttttcctcctttaagaacATTTTCCTGGCCCAAATGCATCTTGGGAAAATCTTTAGAAAACAGCAGCAGAAATAGGTGAGATTGTCCTGAGCTGAGTTCACTGAATcactaactttctttttctttttctacaaagGTTCCCGCTTTGGGCTAAGGTGGTTCACACCAGCGACTGAGGTCCCTCTCTGTGGTCACGCTACATTGGCTTCCTCAGCCGTGTTGTTTCACAAAATAAGTAAAgtatcttcattctctctctctctctctctctctctctctctctctctctctgtctgtctctctcctctcttttcttgtctctttgaatctttgtctctgtctctcacacacactgtTCATTGATCCCTGAAAGCGACAAAGAATCTTGGAGTAAGAACGATCCGCGCCAGCTCCTCGTTCAGCTCCGTGACTGATATTTATTGAGGTTTCGTGGAGTGAGAAGTGCAGTTCAGGGTTGGGCCAAGAACACAAAGAAACGGGCCTTCCCTTGAGCCACCTGAGGCtcaattaagaatttattaagtgcctctttGGGCCAGGCCCCAAGCTGGGCTCTggggacacaaaaacaaaagacacagCAATTCTCATGGGAAGACGAGCACTTAGGGGAAAAATCAGGCAGGTTCCGGCCCATCTTGTCCTTCTCAGGTAACTCACAGAACCTCAAATGGGCAAATCAGAACCAGGTGGAATGAGGAAATTCAAGAAGGGTTTCTAGGAGACTCTGGGCAAGGCTAGACACGGCAGTGAGGAAAGCCTGGGTTCATGTCCCACCTTGCCCAATTATTGGCCATGTGATCCTAGGCCAGTCACCTCAtcgctgtctgcctcagtttctgcatctgtgaaatggggataacagctGCCCCCTCACATCTAGGGCAGCGAGGTGGCACTGCAGAGCACAGAGCACCAGGCCCCGAGTTAGGAGGACTCCTCTTCCTGAGACACTTAGTGTGTGACCCCTAGCTAGGTCACTTTGTACATGTCACGTTGTAAAATGAAAGTGGTAAATGCTCTGGTGACTTTGCCAAGGTCACCCTGAATGGGGGTCACAGAAAGTTGGGCACCATGAGGCTGTTGGGAGATGATCAGGTGAGGTGTGATGATGATGGAGAGGATGAAGATGATGTTGGAGaggatgaagatgatgaagatgataaatGATGCAGGTGAAGAAGAGGATGATGGAGATAAAGGTGATAGtgatgatgaagaggaggaggatgaagacaAAAGATAATGGTGAGGATGATGAAGAATAGGATGATGAAGATAAAGATGATGATTTTGCTGAAGATGAAGATGTCTCTAACTCTCTCTGGCTCTCGGTTTCCTTACCTGAAATGAGGGGCTTCGTTGAACTAGCTCTCGGGTCTCTTCCATAACGAAGTCCCGTATTTCTAGTTGCAGAGAAGGCATTATGGGGGCTTAGAGAAGGGAGGTACGTCTCCTGGCTGGCGATGGAGGGAAATCTTTGTGAAGGAATTGGGGTTCGGAGGGGTCTTTGAAGGATGAATAGGGATCAGTTGGAGctcagaaggaggaggagaagaagaagggcatccaggcagaaggaaaagaatgagcaaagaaaagaaacagacaagTGCAACCATGAGCAAAATGGTGAGTcagagctagcatttatatagcacctactgtgtgccacacTGCTGAGCTCTTTAAATTCTCATCTAACTTGATCCTCACCATAACCGTGTGCGGCAGGAGCTATTTTTACACccatttcatggatgaggaaactgaggcaggcaggctaggtaatgtctgaggcaggatttgacctTGGGTCACCTCTTTCTCCACAGAGCCTGGGTAGACACCCAGCTGcaaatgaagaattaagaaaaactgaaaagacagTCACTTATGGcaaaagaacaaaacattttttcttgtatcttgatttttttcaattaaaatagttttttattttggcAGAAAATGTGAATCAGACGGTAACTTTCGTCACTCTGAGTGGGGAGCTGAAGGCCAGACAGGCAGAAGACGGAATCGTCATGGATCTGCCCCTGTATCCGACACAGCCCAAGGTTGGCTGCCCGTTGGCTGTGGGCATTGTTTGGGCGCTGAGTGCGGCACATTTTTAATGGGATCTGTTTGTGTTTTTTGATCTAGGATGTTAAGGAAGTCCAGGACTTAATCAAGGTTGGTTCTCAACTTGAACTCGCAGGATGAGCGTGACTCATTATTCCTTACGCACAGATTTGGGAACGGTAAATGCAATCTCGGCCAGTCCGGATCCTGAGATGGGCTTTGTAGACTTGGCCAGATGGTCACAAGGGCCTAAAAAACATGAAGAATCCCTGGGCCGAGTTCAGGAGGGAGCAGCCCAGAGGGACCTCGGCGGCCCTCGGACCCCTGACCTTCCTGGTCCCCTGGGTCCCCGGGGCTGTGAAAGCTGAGGGTGGCCAGGGAGCGACTCACTGAGGAGCCTGTGTTTCTTCACCAGGGGGCTCTGTGCAACGTACGGGTGCAGGACGTGCGTTATTCTCCAGACACCAAGAAGCTGCTAGTTCGCATCGATGATTCCTATGGAAGGCAAGTCTCCCTCCAGGCCTGATTCTAGGGGATCTCTGGCCTCCTCCTTCACAGACTCTCCATAGGGATACACCTAACGGGCcagagtttttgttttgctttggggGGTTTTCAGCATTTTCTGGCTACCGGTGCTCTATTTTGGGGCAGTGACCCATTTTCAGGTGGCGAATGAGTTTGATGTCACTGCACATAGGCCATCATCGGCCCTGTGCCCTGGCTGCTTACTGACCTTGCATTGTCCTTTGCGTAAATGACCCATGACTTGTGAAAAGCAATTATGATTTATTGCCACAAACACATTTCTAGTGATGTAAGCACATTTTGGACTGCTTCGTTTCCAAATACTTCCCCTCCGTCTTTGCCATCCCTTTGACCACCAGAAGTTCTTTATTCAGGAGAGAAGATCTCATtctgtccttttctttcccctctctctaagGGGGGATGTAACAAGTAAGGGAGGAATAACCAATTGTGTaggtttaattaattaaattcattgttaatttaattaatttaattgattaaaatatagtatttatttagtgttgtttattatatatttatttatattaaatattgttatttattatataaaagtaataattataataataaattacaattaattcattaattagtTGTGTGAGTTTAATAGGTCAGAGGTTGGCAAGGGTGTGAAATGTATGATGATGTTTCTTAATCCTTCCACAAGGTCCTTCCTGGAGAACCTGGAAGTGAACGCAAGCAATCTGACACAGGTGGAAAATACAGGGAAAGTGAGGGGACTCATCCTCACCCTGAAAGGAGAGGGGAGTGGAAAGCCTCAAGGTTACGACTTCTACTCCAGATATTTCGCCCCCTGGGTCGGCGTGGCGGAAGACCCTGTCACAGGTGCGTTTGTGTTCAGAGGTGGGGAGTGGGCAGCCGGGGCTCCCTCATTAACGGGTCCTGACAGGTCAAGGAGCAGCCGCTTCCTGGGTGGCCATCCGGGGGTGCTGACCGCTCTGGACACGGACAAAGGCCGAAGCCGGCCGTCGGATCTCCCCCAggtcttctccctcctccctgccccctTTGCCCGACCCACAGATGGCGCTTTAGTGTTGGCTTGTGGGTGAACTCAAGTCCATCTTTCCCTGCTGTGAATCAGCCCTAGTCTCCCTGACAGGGTTTGTTTCTTGGAGCAGAGAGGAAGAATTAATAACTGATTGTGGACATGAAGGTTGAAACGCGAGCCGGTGAGGGGgatggagaaacagagatggGGCGGCTTTGCTGCTGCTCGCCCGCTGGAAGAGTGGGAGTTCGGGGCTGTCCCTCCCCATGTCGCCCGCCCATTCTTCCCCCTCATCCTTGTACACTGAGCTCAGACCACCTCTCGGGAAGCTCTCCTGGTGCCTTGTGGGGGAACCTCCCTGTCTGGCCCCGGAGTACCGGTGCAGGCTGCGAGCACGGGGCTCCCCTGCTCCTGGCAGTCAGGCTGACTTGGTTTCCCCCCGCCCCGACCTTCATCCTCCCCTTCAGCGGCTGCTGCTCCCAGGTCTTGTTGTCGGTCAGTCCTCGGCCTTCCAGGCTTCCACTGAGACCCCGCTTCTGGGCCTCccgaagcctttcctgattctatCCCCAGTTAATACTGTTTCTCCTCAAATCAGTCTGTTTgccttggatttattttgtattaatttctCTGCTCTCAGTGGGAGGAAGGATTAATTAGCACTTGCTGGATTGAAGTGAATTGGTCTCCCTTCTCTAGGCCTGgtttcctcctgtgtaaaatggGACCAAATTTCTCAAAGTCCTTC
Proteins encoded:
- the PBLD gene encoding phenazine biosynthesis-like domain-containing protein; protein product: MQLPVFVVDAFTREAFRGNPAAVCLLENELDEETYQKIAREMNLSETAFIRKLHPSDNFTQSSRFGLRWFTPATEVPLCGHATLASSAVLFHKIKNVNQTVTFVTLSGELKARQAEDGIVMDLPLYPTQPKDVKEVQDLIKGALCNVRVQDVRYSPDTKKLLVRIDDSYGRSFLENLEVNASNLTQVENTGKVRGLILTLKGEGSGKPQGYDFYSRYFAPWVGVAEDPVTGSAHAVLSSYWSQQLGKKEMRAFQCSRRGGEMKVSLQDGGRIDITGQTALVLEGKLTI